A single window of Gambusia affinis linkage group LG18, SWU_Gaff_1.0, whole genome shotgun sequence DNA harbors:
- the vangl2 gene encoding vang-like protein 2 isoform X1, giving the protein MKKSPIRRKNGLSYVLCCRQHTAFQQSAQCQHFNNAVSLLSMAAWYVPLSKQFYLSHMTNYPLPLHSLLTANLSSIPWLTRPASKIDSLRSKVDLLRLPLVLSSKSISNRKSQLGVVWEKGGGSGTGVARKLRPPPASDMDNESTYSGYSYKSSHSRTSRKNRERRDRHRLKNRDGSIRGDKSVMIQAPGEPLLDPESTIPDDRDDNWGETTTVVTGTSVDSISNEDLTRISKDLEDSLPLDCRRYISPVLGAILGLISVITPLAFLALPQLLWRDTLDPCGTPCEGLYISLAFKLLILLISTWALFLRPSRATLPRFFVFRCLLLALVFLFVASYWLFYGVRVLEPRETDYRGIVGYAASLVDALLFIQYLALVLLEVRHLRPAFCLKVVRTADGVSRFYNVGHLSIQRAGVWVLDQYYSDFPVYNPALLNLPKSILTKKLSSFKVYNLEEENTNNSTGQSRAMIAAAARRRDNSHNEYYYEEAEVERRLRKRRARLVVAVEEAFTHIKRHQDDDTPTSSPKHPREVMDPREAAQAIFAPMARAMQKYLRATRQQSYHTMESIINHLQFCITHNMTPKAFLERYLSPGPTLQYLDNNRGRQWTLVSEEPVTASLRQGQVFCLKRLDFALVVKVMPLPFLRLAEEFIDPKSHKFVMKLQSETSV; this is encoded by the exons ATGAAAAAGTCTCCCATAAGGCGGAAGAATGGGCTCAGCTATGTCCTGTGCTGCCGACAGCACACAGCCTTTCAACAGAGCGCACAGTGCCAACATTTTAACAATGCTGTCTCTCTTCTTTCCATGGCTGCTTGGTATGTGCCCCTTTCGAAACAGTTTTACTTGTCTCACATGACAAATTATCCTCTTCCTTTGCACTCTCTCCTCACTGCTAATCTCTCCTCTATCCCTTGGCTCACACGGCCA gcCTCCAAGATAGATTCCCTCAGGAGTAAAGTGGACTTGTTGCGTCTTCCGTTGGTCCTTTCCTCAAAGTCCATCAGCAACCGCAAGAGCCAATTGGGCGTGGTGTGGGAGAAGGGCGGCGGCTCGGGGACGGGAGTGGCACGGAAACTCCGCCCACCGCCGGCCTCCGACATGGACAACGAGTCAACGTATTCGGGCTATTCCTACAAGTCGTCCCACTCGCGTACCTCCCGTAAAAACAG GGAGAGAAGGGACCGGCATCGCTTGAAGAATCGGGATGGCTCAATCCGTGGAGATAAGTCTGTGATGATCCAGGCTCCGGGGGAGCCGCTGCTGGATCCCGAGTCCACCATACCAGACGACCGG GACGACAACTGGGGTGAGACCACCACCGTGGTCACTGGGACGTCTGTGGACAGTATCTCCAATGAGGATCTGACTCGAATCTCTAAGGACTTGGAGGACTCTTTGCCTCTCGACTGTCGCCGTTACATCAGCCCTGTTCTAGGAGCCATTTTGGGGCTCATCTCTGTAATCACTCCCTTGGCTTTCCTTGCCCTTCCACAGCTCCTTTGGCGGGACACATTGGACCCTTGTGGAACGCCATGTGAGGGCCTTTACATCTCTCTGGCTTTCAAACTCCTGATCCTCCTCATCTCCACATGGGCGTTGTTCCTCCGGCCGTCCAGGGCCACTCTGCCACGCTTCTTCGTCTTCCGCTGTCTGCTCCTGGCGCTGGTCTTTCTCTTCGTTGCGTCTTATTGGCTCTTCTACGGCGTCCGGGTCCTGGAGCCCCGCGAGACGGACTACCGGGGGATCGTGGGATATGCCGCGTCTCTGGTGGATGCACTGCTGTTCATTCAGTATCTGGCTCTAGTTCTGCTGGAGGTCCGACACCTGCGGCCCGCTTTCTGTCTGAAGGTCGTCAGGACCGCTGACGGAGTCAGTAGGTTCTACAACGTGGGGCATCTTAG CATCCAGAGGGCAGGAGTCTGGGTTCTGGACCAGTACTACAGCGACTTCCCAGTCTATAACCCGGCGTTGCTTAACCTCCCCAAGTCCATCCTTACCAAGAAGTTGTCCTCCTTCAAAGTCTACAACTTGGAAGAAG AGAACACCAACAACTCCACAGGCCAGTCCAGAGCCATGATAGCAGCCGCCGCTCGGAGAAGAGACAACTCCCATAACGAGTACTACTACGAGGAGGCCGAGGTGGAGAGGAGGCTCCGCAAACGCAGGGCCAG ACTGGTAGTGGCAGTAGAAGAAGCTTTCACCCACATCAAGCGTCACCAGGATGACGACACGCCCACATCGTCTCCCAAACACCCACGGGAGGTGATGGACCCCAGGGAGGCCGCCCAGGCTATCTTCGCCCCCATGGCCCGGGCCATGCAGAAGTACCTGCGGGCCACCAGGCAGCAGTCCTATCACACCATGGAGAGCATCATCAACCATCTGCAGTTCTGCATCACGCACAACATGACGCCTAAG GCCTTCTTAGAGCGCTACCTCAGTCCTGGTCCCACCCTCCAGTATCTGGACAACAACAGGGGGCGCCAGTGGACACTGGTGAGCGAGGAGCCGGTGACGGCCTCCTTGCGCCAAGGCCAGGTCTTCTGCCTGAAGCGCCTCGACTTCGCCCTGGTCGTCAAGGTGATGCCCCTCCCTTTCCTGCGCCTAGCCGAGGAGTTCATCGACCCAAAAAGCCACAAGTTTGTCATGAAGCTCCAGTCAGAGACATCTGTGTAG
- the vangl2 gene encoding vang-like protein 2 isoform X2 yields MDNESTYSGYSYKSSHSRTSRKNRERRDRHRLKNRDGSIRGDKSVMIQAPGEPLLDPESTIPDDRDDNWGETTTVVTGTSVDSISNEDLTRISKDLEDSLPLDCRRYISPVLGAILGLISVITPLAFLALPQLLWRDTLDPCGTPCEGLYISLAFKLLILLISTWALFLRPSRATLPRFFVFRCLLLALVFLFVASYWLFYGVRVLEPRETDYRGIVGYAASLVDALLFIQYLALVLLEVRHLRPAFCLKVVRTADGVSRFYNVGHLSIQRAGVWVLDQYYSDFPVYNPALLNLPKSILTKKLSSFKVYNLEEENTNNSTGQSRAMIAAAARRRDNSHNEYYYEEAEVERRLRKRRARLVVAVEEAFTHIKRHQDDDTPTSSPKHPREVMDPREAAQAIFAPMARAMQKYLRATRQQSYHTMESIINHLQFCITHNMTPKAFLERYLSPGPTLQYLDNNRGRQWTLVSEEPVTASLRQGQVFCLKRLDFALVVKVMPLPFLRLAEEFIDPKSHKFVMKLQSETSV; encoded by the exons ATGGACAACGAGTCAACGTATTCGGGCTATTCCTACAAGTCGTCCCACTCGCGTACCTCCCGTAAAAACAG GGAGAGAAGGGACCGGCATCGCTTGAAGAATCGGGATGGCTCAATCCGTGGAGATAAGTCTGTGATGATCCAGGCTCCGGGGGAGCCGCTGCTGGATCCCGAGTCCACCATACCAGACGACCGG GACGACAACTGGGGTGAGACCACCACCGTGGTCACTGGGACGTCTGTGGACAGTATCTCCAATGAGGATCTGACTCGAATCTCTAAGGACTTGGAGGACTCTTTGCCTCTCGACTGTCGCCGTTACATCAGCCCTGTTCTAGGAGCCATTTTGGGGCTCATCTCTGTAATCACTCCCTTGGCTTTCCTTGCCCTTCCACAGCTCCTTTGGCGGGACACATTGGACCCTTGTGGAACGCCATGTGAGGGCCTTTACATCTCTCTGGCTTTCAAACTCCTGATCCTCCTCATCTCCACATGGGCGTTGTTCCTCCGGCCGTCCAGGGCCACTCTGCCACGCTTCTTCGTCTTCCGCTGTCTGCTCCTGGCGCTGGTCTTTCTCTTCGTTGCGTCTTATTGGCTCTTCTACGGCGTCCGGGTCCTGGAGCCCCGCGAGACGGACTACCGGGGGATCGTGGGATATGCCGCGTCTCTGGTGGATGCACTGCTGTTCATTCAGTATCTGGCTCTAGTTCTGCTGGAGGTCCGACACCTGCGGCCCGCTTTCTGTCTGAAGGTCGTCAGGACCGCTGACGGAGTCAGTAGGTTCTACAACGTGGGGCATCTTAG CATCCAGAGGGCAGGAGTCTGGGTTCTGGACCAGTACTACAGCGACTTCCCAGTCTATAACCCGGCGTTGCTTAACCTCCCCAAGTCCATCCTTACCAAGAAGTTGTCCTCCTTCAAAGTCTACAACTTGGAAGAAG AGAACACCAACAACTCCACAGGCCAGTCCAGAGCCATGATAGCAGCCGCCGCTCGGAGAAGAGACAACTCCCATAACGAGTACTACTACGAGGAGGCCGAGGTGGAGAGGAGGCTCCGCAAACGCAGGGCCAG ACTGGTAGTGGCAGTAGAAGAAGCTTTCACCCACATCAAGCGTCACCAGGATGACGACACGCCCACATCGTCTCCCAAACACCCACGGGAGGTGATGGACCCCAGGGAGGCCGCCCAGGCTATCTTCGCCCCCATGGCCCGGGCCATGCAGAAGTACCTGCGGGCCACCAGGCAGCAGTCCTATCACACCATGGAGAGCATCATCAACCATCTGCAGTTCTGCATCACGCACAACATGACGCCTAAG GCCTTCTTAGAGCGCTACCTCAGTCCTGGTCCCACCCTCCAGTATCTGGACAACAACAGGGGGCGCCAGTGGACACTGGTGAGCGAGGAGCCGGTGACGGCCTCCTTGCGCCAAGGCCAGGTCTTCTGCCTGAAGCGCCTCGACTTCGCCCTGGTCGTCAAGGTGATGCCCCTCCCTTTCCTGCGCCTAGCCGAGGAGTTCATCGACCCAAAAAGCCACAAGTTTGTCATGAAGCTCCAGTCAGAGACATCTGTGTAG